From the Exiguobacterium aurantiacum genome, one window contains:
- a CDS encoding dynamin family protein: protein MNEQRMRLAQLTDVFDMQAETESARLAKTALRKVTQNEIWIAVCGHFSAGKSTLLNNWLGDGVLPTSPIPTSANIVTLRHGEIGASVAVNDTDWIRLAPDELDRLSDYCKIEEIKEVEYALSRFPFGSDVVLMDTPGIDSTDERHRQATERSLFLADHLFFMMDYNHVQSEQNIKLMKQFSAEGRPYSIIINQIDKHDEGELPFSTFKRSLETAFTRHAINPDDMFYISLRELDHPENEVERLRTHVQAVIDAAREHSEARADLLVDTLLARSTRANDALLNELPVVEKQPTEIQARLQRLDKKAIWLTAFHREFFKHQTPIVASAPIMNYEFRELLRDYLESCAPEFKVGLFFSKDKTRQERLRREDIAVKEFNRLIDTNLRPHLIKYAEDIVRDLKLPEAILSRPDTLPTAPSTLISDQVKSGASLSGDTVLQFSRDIESALASWVTKVSEPWVTSVETYLEVEGQDRIHSIETEQDELYDMLDTLALKRQLAEQRDELTHYTTRDLSDSRLTDLETRHYVTAGQLPQKQVEHQQQEVASTSLLVDDITALSFDFSYEYAVCEILENHPLFKSRVKSLRHKLARAESETYTLAIFGAFSSGKSSTLNALLGETVLPTSPNPLTASITKIVPPNGRANKSALITFKTRAELEAELNGYGASLDALHLDHPFVNAVKNAPLSYLGSQKTVDYDTFCSFVTEEEKSCIVKEIELAIDSPWAERGIIFVDTPGADSQFNRHSEVQFGYMRDADAVLFVTYYNHAFTEADRELVIQLGRVQGTGDHHMFFLVNASDLAADEAEQLAVTDYVSNQLTKLGVRHPTVLPISSRNAIQGTDAGFDRFSVKLEQFVDHDLRQANAVRIKDEAHALVTAFEDVVREAEADASVKAARRDKLEQVRTSDNRLNVTTLENPFQRETDELLAHLETRSLLRLSDFVKETFHPIEVDGSKASLERALSRTLDKYAYDIHQELQVFQYRLERFLKRETERLIERETLKLRPLLPTLSFEDDIDIDWLRDAVDPVTFEAAPFRPVLKHYKNANQFFEGDGRTKLRDDLSALLKTAVREQLARVGSHQVERTATHLAALETTLSQDWDREVNDLVAGELSVLSDGQSFQDMTQRLAALRKD from the coding sequence ATGAACGAACAACGCATGCGCCTCGCGCAATTGACCGACGTATTTGACATGCAAGCTGAGACCGAATCGGCTCGTCTCGCCAAGACCGCACTCCGAAAAGTGACACAAAATGAGATTTGGATTGCTGTCTGTGGTCATTTCTCGGCTGGTAAGTCGACACTTCTCAACAATTGGCTCGGGGACGGTGTGTTACCGACGAGTCCGATTCCGACGAGTGCGAATATCGTGACGCTTCGACATGGGGAAATCGGTGCATCCGTCGCCGTCAACGACACAGATTGGATTCGACTCGCGCCGGATGAGCTCGACCGTTTGAGCGACTACTGCAAAATCGAAGAGATTAAAGAAGTCGAGTACGCTCTGTCCCGCTTCCCGTTCGGAAGCGACGTCGTCCTCATGGACACGCCCGGGATTGACTCGACCGATGAACGGCACCGTCAAGCGACGGAACGATCCCTCTTCCTCGCCGACCATCTGTTCTTCATGATGGACTACAATCACGTCCAGTCCGAACAAAACATCAAACTGATGAAACAGTTCAGCGCCGAAGGGCGTCCCTACTCAATTATTATCAACCAAATCGATAAGCACGATGAAGGAGAGCTTCCATTCAGTACGTTCAAACGCTCGCTCGAGACCGCCTTCACTCGTCACGCCATCAATCCGGACGATATGTTCTACATCTCGCTCCGTGAGCTCGATCACCCAGAAAATGAGGTCGAACGCCTCCGGACGCACGTCCAAGCCGTCATCGACGCCGCGCGGGAACATTCGGAAGCACGCGCCGACTTGCTCGTCGACACGTTGCTCGCCCGGTCTACTCGTGCGAATGACGCGCTCCTGAACGAGTTACCGGTCGTCGAGAAGCAGCCGACGGAGATTCAAGCCCGCCTGCAACGCCTCGACAAGAAGGCGATATGGCTCACCGCGTTCCACCGCGAGTTCTTCAAACACCAGACACCGATCGTCGCGAGCGCGCCGATCATGAATTATGAGTTCCGTGAACTGTTGCGGGACTATCTCGAGAGTTGTGCGCCGGAGTTCAAGGTCGGCCTGTTCTTCTCAAAAGACAAGACGCGCCAGGAACGCCTGCGTCGCGAAGACATCGCCGTCAAGGAGTTCAACCGATTGATCGATACGAACCTTCGCCCCCACTTGATCAAGTACGCCGAAGACATCGTCCGCGATTTGAAACTGCCCGAGGCGATTTTGTCCCGTCCGGATACGTTACCGACTGCACCGAGCACGCTCATCAGTGACCAAGTGAAGTCCGGTGCATCGCTCAGTGGTGACACGGTGCTTCAATTCAGCCGCGACATCGAGTCGGCCCTCGCCTCTTGGGTGACGAAAGTGTCCGAACCGTGGGTCACGTCCGTCGAAACGTATCTTGAGGTTGAAGGCCAAGACCGAATCCATTCCATCGAGACCGAGCAAGACGAATTGTATGACATGCTCGACACGCTGGCGCTAAAACGTCAGCTGGCGGAACAGAGAGACGAGCTCACCCATTACACGACACGTGACCTCTCGGATTCGCGTTTGACGGACCTTGAGACCCGTCACTACGTCACGGCCGGCCAATTACCGCAGAAACAAGTCGAACATCAGCAACAAGAAGTTGCCTCGACCTCGCTTCTGGTGGATGATATCACCGCTTTGTCGTTTGATTTTTCTTATGAATATGCGGTATGTGAAATATTAGAGAACCATCCGTTATTCAAGTCACGCGTCAAATCGCTCCGTCATAAATTGGCCCGGGCCGAATCCGAGACGTACACGCTCGCCATCTTCGGGGCATTCTCGTCCGGCAAATCGTCGACGTTGAACGCGTTGCTCGGTGAGACTGTGCTCCCGACGTCACCGAACCCACTGACGGCGTCGATCACGAAAATCGTGCCGCCGAACGGCCGTGCCAACAAGAGCGCGTTGATCACGTTCAAGACACGTGCCGAACTCGAGGCCGAGCTGAACGGTTACGGGGCGTCACTCGACGCACTCCATCTCGACCACCCGTTCGTAAACGCCGTCAAGAACGCTCCCCTGTCCTATCTCGGTAGCCAGAAGACGGTCGACTATGACACGTTCTGCTCGTTCGTTACGGAGGAAGAGAAGAGCTGTATCGTCAAAGAGATCGAGCTCGCCATCGACTCCCCTTGGGCCGAACGTGGCATCATCTTCGTCGACACGCCGGGTGCCGACTCGCAGTTCAACCGTCATAGCGAGGTACAGTTCGGCTATATGCGTGACGCCGACGCCGTCCTGTTCGTGACGTATTACAATCACGCCTTCACCGAGGCCGACCGTGAACTCGTCATCCAGCTCGGACGTGTCCAAGGGACAGGTGACCATCACATGTTCTTCCTCGTCAACGCGTCCGATTTGGCGGCGGATGAGGCGGAACAGCTTGCCGTCACCGATTATGTGTCGAACCAGTTGACGAAGCTCGGAGTCCGTCATCCGACGGTGCTACCGATTTCGAGCCGGAACGCCATCCAGGGCACGGACGCCGGGTTCGACCGATTCTCGGTCAAGCTCGAGCAATTCGTCGACCACGATTTGCGTCAGGCGAACGCGGTCCGCATCAAAGATGAGGCACATGCCCTCGTCACCGCGTTCGAGGACGTCGTCCGCGAGGCCGAAGCGGATGCGAGCGTCAAGGCGGCCCGCCGTGACAAGCTCGAACAAGTGCGCACGTCTGACAATCGTCTCAACGTCACGACGCTCGAAAACCCGTTCCAGCGCGAGACGGACGAGTTGCTCGCCCACCTCGAAACCCGCTCGCTCCTCCGGCTGTCGGACTTCGTCAAAGAGACGTTCCACCCGATCGAGGTCGATGGATCGAAGGCGAGCCTCGAGCGCGCCCTCAGCCGGACACTCGACAAGTATGCGTATGACATCCATCAAGAGCTGCAAGTGTTCCAATATCGGCTCGAGCGCTTCTTGAAACGGGAGACGGAACGCTTGATCGAGCGCGAGACGCTCAAACTGCGTCCGCTCTTGCCGACGTTGTCTTTCGAAGACGACATCGACATCGATTGGCTCCGCGACGCCGTCGACCCGGTCACGTTCGAGGCGGCCCCTTTCCGTCCCGTCTTAAAGCACTATAAGAATGCGAACCAGTTCTTCGAAGGCGATGGCCGGACGAAGTTGCGCGACGACTTGAGCGCCCTGTTGAAGACGGCGGTGCGTGAACAGCTTGCGCGCGTCGGAAGTCATCAAGTCGAACGGACGGCGACGCACCTTGCCGCGCTCGAGACGACGCTCAGCCAGGACTGGGACCGTGAAGTGAACGACCTCGTCGCCGGTGAATTGAGCGTGCTCTCGGACGGACAATCGTTCCAAGACATGACACAGCGCCTCGCTGCGCTCAGAAAGGACTGA
- a CDS encoding glycoside hydrolase family 32 protein has translation MTDREQSMRQAVQEELAKRDDDKDPHRLTFHLDAPSGLINDPNGLVFFKGNYHLFFQWNPFETSHGAKFWGHAISTNLLKWKLQPPALAPVEWYEKNGCYSGSAVVWNERLYLFYTGNVKSSNGRETYQCLAISDDGVSFHKQGPVVYLPKGYTAHFRDPKVVRQDDAWIMLIGAQTESGSGAVVSYKSDNLYDWSLNRVIDETTIDGVVEMGYMWECPDLIDYGEQNILMMSPQGMEPIGLSFHNLFQSGYVVSSNNQVDLEQPFGPFRELDHGFDFYAPQSYKLPDGRRILIAWMGMSDETEAYHPTIHNGWVHALTIPRELRWNGHNLLQSPVRELSEMRSSRKWEGNLLNGMTIPYSQSGTLELMIEPADEGNDCFTLNFHDEVFLSYNKQTKRFTLKRRHLKTGMDEVRQCQLDELTKLHVIIDQSSIEVFINDGSTTFTTRFFPDERTGILLQDGVSCHVNMWVLHS, from the coding sequence ATGACAGACAGAGAGCAAAGCATGCGCCAAGCAGTACAGGAAGAGTTGGCTAAACGAGATGATGATAAAGATCCACATCGACTAACGTTTCACCTCGATGCGCCATCAGGATTAATCAATGACCCTAACGGATTAGTCTTCTTCAAAGGAAACTATCATCTATTCTTCCAATGGAATCCGTTCGAAACATCACATGGGGCGAAATTTTGGGGACATGCCATTTCGACAAATCTATTAAAGTGGAAGTTGCAACCACCTGCTCTTGCACCAGTTGAATGGTACGAAAAAAATGGCTGCTACTCAGGAAGTGCCGTGGTTTGGAACGAAAGACTATATTTGTTCTATACAGGAAACGTCAAATCGAGCAATGGGCGGGAAACGTATCAGTGTCTGGCCATTTCTGATGACGGAGTTAGCTTTCATAAGCAAGGACCGGTCGTCTATTTGCCTAAAGGGTACACGGCCCACTTCCGCGATCCTAAAGTCGTACGTCAAGATGATGCCTGGATCATGTTGATTGGAGCCCAAACCGAGTCGGGAAGCGGGGCGGTCGTCTCCTACAAGTCAGATAATTTATATGATTGGTCACTGAATCGTGTCATCGATGAGACAACGATTGATGGAGTTGTTGAGATGGGATACATGTGGGAATGTCCAGATCTTATAGATTATGGGGAACAAAACATTTTGATGATGTCGCCCCAAGGGATGGAGCCAATCGGATTGTCCTTTCACAATCTATTTCAATCTGGGTATGTTGTCAGTTCAAACAATCAAGTCGATCTTGAACAGCCGTTTGGCCCATTTAGAGAACTAGATCATGGATTCGATTTTTATGCCCCTCAATCATATAAACTGCCAGATGGGCGTCGCATCTTAATCGCTTGGATGGGTATGAGTGATGAAACCGAAGCTTATCATCCCACGATTCATAATGGTTGGGTACATGCGTTGACGATACCAAGAGAACTGAGATGGAATGGGCACAACCTCCTTCAGTCACCAGTGCGAGAGTTGAGCGAAATGAGATCCTCACGTAAATGGGAGGGGAATTTGCTGAACGGAATGACGATTCCCTATTCTCAATCGGGCACCCTTGAACTAATGATCGAACCCGCAGACGAGGGCAACGATTGTTTTACGCTCAATTTTCATGATGAGGTGTTCCTTAGCTACAATAAACAGACAAAGCGATTTACGTTGAAGAGACGCCATCTAAAAACCGGAATGGATGAAGTGAGACAATGCCAACTCGATGAATTGACGAAGCTGCACGTCATTATCGATCAATCATCGATTGAAGTGTTTATAAACGATGGTTCAACGACGTTTACGACACGGTTCTTTCCCGACGAGCGAACAGGCATCTTGCTGCAAGACGGAGTCTCGTGTCACGTCAACATGTGGGTACTCCACAGTTAG
- a CDS encoding WGR domain-containing protein → MKTFLLHSSKFWNIRVGSDSFAVHYGKLGTIGKVQIKYFESEDICRKEAQKLIRQKLRKGYVETDIEWDDLMYVDDPEVGPDRLTAHPRFNAHFQDDYYLDCTDEYSPFGSDEGADVLVMFEDAIRKDRDIDFLVGAYDIVSGWMERDVSSPDDWATYEYGFDCDVAVMSSAFASIKLTGHLDAALQEEGVAALDRLIQQVEPEDRPRFESMSVQLNSFPTSI, encoded by the coding sequence ATGAAAACATTCTTACTGCATAGCTCTAAATTTTGGAACATCCGCGTCGGTTCCGACTCGTTTGCCGTCCATTACGGAAAGCTCGGGACGATTGGTAAAGTTCAAATTAAGTATTTCGAATCCGAGGATATCTGCCGCAAAGAAGCGCAAAAGCTGATTCGTCAGAAACTCCGGAAAGGGTACGTCGAGACCGATATTGAGTGGGACGACTTGATGTATGTCGATGACCCGGAAGTCGGACCGGACCGACTCACGGCACATCCTCGGTTCAATGCTCATTTCCAAGATGACTATTATTTGGACTGCACGGATGAATACAGTCCATTCGGGAGCGATGAAGGTGCCGACGTGCTCGTGATGTTCGAGGACGCAATCCGAAAAGATCGGGACATCGACTTCCTCGTCGGTGCGTACGACATCGTTTCGGGCTGGATGGAGCGAGATGTGTCGAGCCCTGACGACTGGGCGACATATGAATACGGCTTTGACTGTGACGTCGCCGTCATGTCGAGTGCGTTCGCGTCGATTAAACTGACCGGTCATCTAGACGCTGCGCTACAGGAGGAAGGTGTCGCCGCACTCGACCGCCTTATCCAGCAAGTCGAACCAGAAGACCGACCGCGGTTTGAATCGATGAGCGTGCAGTTGAACAGTTTCCCGACCTCAATTTGA
- a CDS encoding FUSC family protein, with amino-acid sequence MRFGARTIKTGISVALVLLIAEAFQFEQIVVPALAASLALLPSVYQTGVRLLEELKGNLIGALLAVFSLMLTPNPTPIAIGVVIIIAISILLFLNLESTTRTVILTTILIMEGASQSDMPVWMFAGERYLLIMMGITVALLVNALLFPPRYERKLEDEITTVFQMAVRIARLFSETEGGRSSFESLEETKKKHRGSKATYDFFEEEIKANRWLEKKTPIYRRAVLKSKMIDTNSAAIHVLDKLYGDYLTLEHLPPQLEDELMRHMRHLLRRHERLFSAYELENEHIIDREEDLIHENFDFAKLMIEKMRDEEEDLILTVVPLVATMTDWVKAMNELERYLITEMKKHGDNLKVEPRKKWFFEDR; translated from the coding sequence ATGAGATTTGGAGCTAGAACAATCAAGACCGGGATATCCGTCGCCTTGGTGTTACTCATCGCCGAGGCATTTCAATTTGAACAGATTGTCGTACCGGCGCTAGCGGCCTCGCTCGCGTTATTACCGTCCGTCTATCAGACGGGAGTCCGGCTACTAGAAGAACTAAAAGGGAACTTGATCGGGGCTTTGCTCGCCGTCTTCTCGTTAATGTTGACGCCGAACCCGACGCCGATCGCCATTGGCGTCGTCATCATCATCGCCATCTCGATCCTTCTCTTCTTGAACCTCGAGTCGACGACCCGGACCGTCATCTTGACGACGATTCTGATCATGGAAGGGGCGAGCCAATCGGACATGCCCGTCTGGATGTTCGCCGGAGAACGTTACTTGCTCATCATGATGGGGATCACGGTGGCGCTTCTCGTCAACGCGCTCTTGTTCCCGCCGCGTTATGAGCGAAAGCTTGAGGATGAGATTACGACCGTCTTCCAAATGGCCGTCCGTATTGCCCGTCTGTTCTCGGAAACAGAAGGGGGACGCTCGTCGTTCGAGTCACTTGAGGAGACGAAAAAGAAACATAGAGGCTCAAAAGCGACATACGACTTCTTTGAAGAAGAGATTAAAGCCAACCGTTGGCTCGAGAAAAAGACGCCGATTTATCGCCGGGCGGTCTTGAAGTCGAAGATGATCGATACGAACAGTGCCGCCATCCACGTGCTCGACAAGCTATACGGTGATTATTTGACGCTCGAACATTTACCACCGCAGCTTGAGGACGAACTGATGCGTCATATGCGGCATTTGCTCAGACGACATGAGCGCTTGTTTTCAGCGTATGAACTCGAGAACGAGCACATCATCGACCGAGAAGAGGATCTGATCCATGAGAACTTCGACTTCGCGAAGCTGATGATCGAGAAGATGCGGGATGAAGAGGAGGACCTTATCTTGACCGTCGTCCCGCTCGTCGCGACGATGACAGACTGGGTCAAGGCAATGAACGAACTCGAACGTTACCTCATCACCGAGATGAAGAAACACGGGGACAACTTGAAAGTGGAACCGCGTAAGAAATGGTTCTTTGAAGACCGATAA
- a CDS encoding histidine phosphatase family protein — protein sequence MGDDDMTTLYFVRHAHSTYTADEWTRPLSEKGERDVRNITNTLSEEKIDLVVSSPYKRAIQTVQGIADQIETEVLLIDDLRERTLMTEPAENFTLAMTKVWEDPTFAWEGGESNVVAQQRGVRAIQSLLDQYEGKRIAIGTHGNIMVLILNYFDEQYGYTFWKELDMPDVYKVTFNQQELLSVEKLWDRQGVV from the coding sequence ATGGGAGACGATGACATGACGACCTTATATTTCGTAAGACATGCACACTCTACATATACAGCCGATGAATGGACGAGACCCTTATCTGAAAAGGGAGAGAGAGACGTCCGTAACATCACGAACACCTTGAGTGAAGAAAAGATTGATCTCGTCGTTTCGAGTCCATATAAACGAGCTATTCAAACCGTCCAAGGGATTGCTGACCAGATTGAAACAGAAGTTCTGCTCATCGATGACTTGAGAGAGCGGACATTGATGACAGAGCCGGCCGAGAATTTTACCCTGGCGATGACAAAAGTGTGGGAAGATCCTACTTTTGCATGGGAAGGCGGCGAATCGAACGTTGTCGCTCAACAGCGGGGAGTCCGTGCGATTCAGTCACTACTCGACCAATACGAAGGAAAGCGAATCGCAATCGGTACGCATGGGAATATCATGGTGCTGATCCTCAATTATTTTGATGAACAGTATGGCTATACGTTCTGGAAAGAACTCGATATGCCGGACGTATATAAAGTGACGTTCAATCAACAAGAACTATTGAGCGTCGAAAAGCTTTGGGACCGTCAAGGAGTGGTTTGA
- a CDS encoding LacI family DNA-binding transcriptional regulator has protein sequence MATINEIASKAGVSRTTVSRVLNDSGYVSEAARLRVLKVIEETGYVPSESAKSLRTKKSKVVGVVLPKISTETSSRLVKGIDDVLAAKGYQILLVNTNLSIEKETESLRLLKSRNVDGIILSATHVSNELQNVLKETNVPNVVVGQPYPEMYNVVFDDFSAAKELTNKLIENGHKKIAYLGVADTDYSVGVMRRGGVRSALEDANIQLPLEWDWSGTFDIKSGQDGMKVIIEAGLGHPDVVIAATDRLAVGAFEYLKHKQIEVPKEVLLAGMGTSELSRYVIPSLLTIDFPIEEAGKSAAELLLTQIEGKKTISTKVISHRLLE, from the coding sequence ATGGCAACCATAAATGAAATTGCGTCAAAAGCTGGGGTATCAAGAACAACGGTTTCTCGCGTATTAAATGACTCTGGTTATGTGAGTGAAGCCGCTCGTCTCCGGGTATTGAAAGTAATCGAAGAGACCGGTTATGTTCCAAGTGAAAGTGCCAAGTCGCTACGAACTAAAAAATCAAAAGTAGTAGGTGTCGTTCTTCCCAAAATAAGTACAGAAACATCGAGCCGACTTGTAAAAGGTATTGATGACGTTCTCGCGGCCAAAGGGTATCAAATCTTATTGGTCAATACGAATTTATCGATTGAAAAAGAAACAGAATCTTTGAGGTTGCTAAAAAGTAGAAACGTCGACGGTATTATTTTATCGGCAACTCATGTCAGTAATGAATTGCAAAACGTTTTAAAAGAAACCAACGTTCCAAACGTTGTAGTCGGACAACCTTATCCTGAAATGTATAACGTGGTGTTCGATGATTTTTCAGCCGCCAAAGAATTGACTAACAAGTTAATTGAGAATGGGCATAAAAAAATTGCTTATTTAGGTGTAGCCGATACTGACTATTCGGTTGGTGTCATGCGTAGAGGAGGCGTGCGAAGTGCCCTGGAAGATGCAAACATTCAACTTCCACTTGAATGGGATTGGAGTGGCACATTTGATATAAAGTCTGGTCAAGACGGAATGAAGGTAATCATAGAAGCAGGGCTTGGCCATCCAGATGTCGTTATTGCCGCTACGGATCGTCTTGCTGTAGGGGCTTTCGAGTACTTGAAACATAAACAAATTGAAGTCCCTAAAGAAGTCCTCTTAGCGGGAATGGGTACATCTGAACTTTCGAGATATGTCATTCCTTCTTTGTTGACTATCGATTTCCCAATTGAAGAAGCGGGGAAAAGTGCAGCAGAGTTGTTACTGACACAAATTGAAGGAAAGAAGACCATCTCGACGAAAGTAATTTCTCATAGACTTCTTGAATAG
- a CDS encoding NAD(P)-dependent oxidoreductase — protein MSTIALFGGSGRTGMRLLERLLEDGHDVRLLSRREVEPKARLTVIIGDATDADAIAETVKSADVVMSALGTDKQDVLSRFTPLVISAMQAAGIKRILTVGTAGILQAHDSDNYRFETRESKRSMTTAAEDHARAYELLDASTLDYTTVCPTQLIEDASVGNIVITADVLGTQNSGPISRDDVADLVIQAWENNSYRRHRVGITTES, from the coding sequence TTGTCAACCATTGCTTTATTTGGAGGGAGCGGCCGCACGGGGATGCGGTTGCTCGAACGTTTATTAGAAGACGGACACGACGTCAGACTCTTGTCACGCCGCGAGGTCGAACCGAAGGCTCGTCTCACGGTCATCATCGGGGACGCGACCGATGCGGATGCCATCGCGGAGACGGTGAAATCGGCCGACGTCGTCATGTCGGCGCTCGGGACGGATAAGCAGGACGTCTTGTCCCGCTTCACGCCGCTCGTCATCTCGGCGATGCAAGCAGCCGGAATCAAGCGCATCTTGACGGTCGGGACGGCCGGCATCTTGCAGGCACATGATTCTGACAACTATCGTTTCGAGACCCGCGAGTCGAAACGTTCGATGACGACCGCGGCCGAGGATCACGCCCGGGCGTATGAACTGCTCGACGCGTCGACTCTCGATTATACAACCGTCTGCCCGACGCAATTGATTGAAGATGCGTCCGTCGGGAACATCGTCATCACAGCTGACGTGCTCGGGACACAGAACTCGGGACCGATCTCGCGTGACGACGTGGCAGATCTCGTCATTCAAGCTTGGGAGAACAACTCATATCGTAGACATCGCGTCGGCATCACGACGGAATCATAA
- a CDS encoding sucrose-specific PTS transporter subunit IIBC, with protein MSTNRSIAEEILVAIGGQENVESVAHCATRLRFMVKDINQVDQAKVENVEKVKGAFYNAGQFQVILGTGTVNRIYEEIVQLGLNDSSSSDMKHAAVQKSSRFQQAIRTFGDVFVPIIPVLVATGLFMGLRGLLLQEEVLAWFGVTPDSVPQNFLLFTQVLTDTAFIFLPALIAWSTFRVFGGTPIIGMVLGLMLVSPSLPNAYAVASGDAEAIMLFDWIPVVGYQGSVLPAFIAGILGAKLERRIRTRVPETLDLIITPFMTLLIMIVVSLLVVGPIFHSVEQVILDAATTVLSWPFGISGLIIGGLNQLIVITGVHHVFNMLEIQLLAEYKSNPYNAIVTCSVAAQGGAALAVGLKTKSKKLKALALPSSFSAFLGITEPAIFGVNLRYGKPFVMGLIGGAAGGFLASLFGLKATGMAVTVIPGTLLYLNGQVLLYLLVNIVAIAVAFVLTWMFGYSDQMKKELETETKMSA; from the coding sequence ATGTCAACTAATCGTTCAATCGCGGAAGAAATTTTGGTTGCTATCGGTGGCCAAGAGAATGTGGAGTCTGTGGCACATTGTGCGACACGGCTCCGATTCATGGTAAAAGATATCAATCAGGTCGATCAAGCTAAAGTTGAGAACGTTGAAAAAGTTAAAGGCGCGTTCTACAATGCCGGACAATTTCAAGTCATTTTAGGAACAGGTACTGTGAATCGAATCTATGAAGAGATAGTACAACTAGGATTAAATGATTCTTCATCTTCCGACATGAAACATGCAGCCGTTCAAAAGAGTAGTCGCTTCCAGCAAGCCATTCGAACTTTTGGTGACGTGTTTGTCCCGATTATCCCAGTACTTGTGGCTACTGGGTTGTTCATGGGGTTACGAGGATTATTGCTCCAAGAAGAGGTTCTCGCTTGGTTTGGAGTAACGCCTGATTCTGTCCCCCAAAACTTCCTACTGTTTACGCAAGTTCTTACAGATACCGCATTTATCTTTTTACCAGCTTTGATCGCTTGGTCGACGTTCCGAGTGTTCGGTGGCACCCCGATTATCGGTATGGTTTTAGGGTTGATGCTTGTCTCACCATCCTTGCCTAACGCATACGCTGTAGCAAGTGGTGATGCAGAGGCGATCATGTTGTTCGATTGGATACCTGTCGTCGGATATCAAGGTTCGGTTTTACCAGCATTTATAGCTGGTATATTAGGTGCAAAATTGGAGCGGCGAATTCGCACCCGGGTTCCTGAAACGTTAGACCTCATCATCACACCTTTCATGACGCTGTTAATTATGATTGTCGTGTCACTTCTAGTGGTAGGTCCAATCTTCCATTCTGTAGAACAGGTCATTTTAGATGCTGCTACGACCGTATTGAGTTGGCCTTTTGGAATTAGTGGCCTCATCATTGGAGGACTGAACCAATTAATTGTCATTACTGGCGTTCATCACGTCTTTAACATGTTGGAAATCCAATTGCTCGCCGAGTACAAATCTAATCCTTACAATGCGATCGTCACTTGTTCGGTTGCCGCTCAAGGAGGTGCCGCGTTAGCAGTCGGATTGAAGACCAAATCGAAGAAATTGAAAGCCCTAGCGCTTCCTTCATCATTCTCAGCATTTCTTGGTATCACTGAACCTGCGATTTTCGGGGTTAATCTTCGCTATGGTAAACCGTTTGTTATGGGGTTGATCGGTGGTGCTGCTGGAGGTTTCCTAGCTTCTCTATTCGGATTAAAAGCAACAGGGATGGCTGTGACAGTGATTCCGGGGACACTTCTTTACTTGAATGGACAAGTATTGCTTTACCTTCTCGTCAATATCGTCGCCATTGCGGTTGCCTTTGTATTGACGTGGATGTTTGGCTATTCAGATCAAATGAAGAAAGAGCTTGAGACAGAGACGAAAATGAGTGCATAA